A single window of Geminocystis sp. M7585_C2015_104 DNA harbors:
- a CDS encoding shikimate kinase, with product MKELLRGINIYLIGMMGAGKTTVGKLLAQRLGYRFLDTDSLIETITGKTINQIFREEGESGFRELENRVLQEVSAYVRTVVATGGGIILRRDNWSHLRDGMVIWLDVPIPLLVTRLRGDTTRPLLQQEKDLKDRLTQLYQQRVSLYQQADITIEVLAEETPPQIVERILMAIPEKIKPPREI from the coding sequence ATGAAAGAGCTTCTTAGGGGCATAAATATATATTTAATTGGCATGATGGGTGCGGGGAAAACCACAGTAGGAAAACTTTTGGCCCAGAGGTTAGGATACCGTTTTTTGGACACGGATAGTCTGATTGAAACAATTACTGGGAAAACCATCAATCAAATATTTAGGGAGGAAGGGGAGAGTGGGTTTCGGGAGTTGGAAAACAGGGTACTACAGGAGGTTTCTGCTTATGTGCGCACGGTGGTAGCCACTGGTGGGGGAATCATTCTGCGTCGGGATAACTGGAGTCATTTGCGAGACGGGATGGTAATCTGGCTAGATGTGCCCATTCCCCTGTTGGTAACCAGACTTAGGGGAGATACTACCCGCCCATTGTTGCAACAGGAGAAAGACTTAAAAGATAGACTGACACAGTTGTATCAACAGAGGGTATCACTCTACCAACAGGCAGATATTACCATTGAAGTGTTGGCAGAGGAGACTCCCCCTCAGATTGTAGAGAGAATCCTAATGGCTATACCTGAAAAAATTAAACCGCCTCGAGAGATTTAA